In Silene latifolia isolate original U9 population chromosome X, ASM4854445v1, whole genome shotgun sequence, the following proteins share a genomic window:
- the LOC141620480 gene encoding protein FAR-RED ELONGATED HYPOCOTYL 3-like, whose protein sequence is MDTQRWAQSKLIAQSKYSFPDLATPLNLEKHVAETYTPRIFEEFKVEIKAACFTCAIGDKEKDKNHAILYIDVKDRVRKKDYKVGYKTAEVKLVCNCKKFERHGILCRHILCVLKDYGFEKIPSEYLLNRWSKLATCQSIFNSDGQLLADCRSVDAQKNKLTELWSEMFTCVSLVEQSPVNCDELLTILRGFKERVLAEITSSVADDGGNNSIGKKRDKNAEIGMLLGTSVPSEITILSPRQCKTKAREKE, encoded by the coding sequence TGACTTGGCTACTCCTCTAAACCTAGAAAAGCATGTAGCAGAAACCTACACTCCGAGAATTTTCGAGGAGTTCAAAGTGGAAATAAAAGCAGCATGCTTTACATGTGCCATTGGGgacaaagaaaaagataagaatcaTGCAATTCTCTACATAGACGTCAAGGATCGTGTGAGAAAGAAAGACTATAAGGTGGGTTATAAGACAGCTGAAGTGAAACTAGTATGCAATTGCAAGAAATTTGAACGACATGGAATACTTTGTCGACATATTCTCTGTGTCCTAAAAGATTATGGTTTTGAGAAAATTCCAAGCGAATACCTACTTAATAGGTGGAGCAAACTAGCAACTTGCCAGTCAATCTTCAATTCTGATGGGCAGTTGCTTGCTGATTGCAGATCAGTCGATGCACAAAAGAACAAACTGACTGAATTGTGGTCAGAAATGTTCACTTGTGTATCACTAGTTGAACAGAGTCCTGTTAATTGTGATGAGTTACTAACCATTTTACGCGGGTTCAAGGAAAGGGTACTTGCAGAAATAACAAGTAGTGTCGCTGATGATGGTGGTAATAATAGTATTGGAAAGAAAAGGGACAAAAATGCGGAAATTGGAATGCTCTTGGGTACAAGTGTGCCTAGCGAAATTACAATTTTGTCGCCAAGACAATGCAAAACAAAGGCTCGGGAAAAAGAATGA